A part of Myxococcus landrumus genomic DNA contains:
- the dnaK gene encoding molecular chaperone DnaK gives MAESEPLIGIDLGTTNSIVATVQDGQPVVIKNRTGQTLTPSVVAVSKNGKRLVGGIAKRQAITNPQETVYAAKRLIGRKFSSHEVQDALRTLPYEVVAGQHDDLRIRMGGKDLAVPELSAMILQELRADAEAHFGRPVSKAVVTVPAYFNDAQRQATKDAGRIAGLEVLRIINEPTAAALAYGFSRTVNGRVAVLDLGGGTFDVSVLEINQGVFDVVGTGGDTYLGGEDWDNRIIEWLVFGFAKEHGIDLRKDRMALQRLKDAAEKAKVELSSVRETQLNLPFISTPPGAGAALHLQAALSREKLEELTSDLAERVVGITTEVLGEAGVRASELKEVILVGGMSRMPKVVEAVRTYFRREPCKGVHPDEVVALGAAIQAHALVAQEGELLLLDVTPQSLGVAIAGGYVRRIIPKNTTVPTSATEVFATSKDFQRLVKIMVLQGEHEQAHQNELLGEFVLTGLREAPKGQVEIEVTFDINAEGIVSVSARDRETGLRQSITVTASSGLTEEELKRIMDEQRGYLMAARISEELKSKRVELDTLARDVMDALTRARLLPGGGGLAPDVVPRAEQVLEHARRVRAGEDTGALGRACELLAGCLASLKGAARGGMGS, from the coding sequence ATGGCTGAGTCCGAACCTCTGATTGGCATCGACCTGGGGACGACGAACAGCATCGTCGCCACCGTCCAGGACGGGCAGCCGGTCGTCATCAAGAACCGCACGGGCCAGACGCTGACGCCTTCGGTGGTGGCGGTGTCGAAGAACGGCAAGCGCCTGGTGGGCGGCATCGCCAAGCGCCAGGCCATCACCAACCCGCAGGAGACGGTGTACGCGGCGAAGCGGCTCATCGGCCGGAAGTTCTCCTCGCACGAGGTGCAGGACGCGCTTCGCACGCTGCCCTACGAAGTGGTGGCGGGACAGCACGACGACCTGCGCATCCGCATGGGCGGCAAGGACCTGGCCGTTCCCGAGCTCAGCGCCATGATTCTCCAGGAGCTGAGGGCGGACGCGGAGGCGCACTTCGGCCGTCCGGTGAGCAAGGCCGTCGTCACGGTGCCGGCATACTTCAACGATGCCCAGCGGCAGGCCACCAAGGACGCGGGCCGCATCGCGGGCCTGGAGGTGCTGCGCATCATCAACGAGCCCACGGCGGCGGCGCTCGCGTATGGCTTCAGCCGCACGGTGAACGGCCGCGTGGCGGTGCTGGACCTGGGCGGCGGCACCTTCGACGTGTCGGTGCTGGAAATCAATCAGGGCGTCTTCGACGTGGTGGGCACCGGCGGCGACACGTACCTGGGCGGCGAGGACTGGGACAACCGCATCATCGAGTGGCTCGTCTTCGGCTTCGCGAAGGAGCACGGCATCGACTTGCGCAAGGACCGGATGGCCTTGCAGCGGCTCAAGGACGCGGCGGAGAAGGCCAAGGTGGAGCTGTCCAGCGTGCGCGAGACGCAGCTCAACCTGCCGTTCATCAGCACTCCTCCCGGTGCCGGCGCAGCGCTGCACCTTCAGGCCGCGCTGTCGCGGGAGAAGCTGGAGGAGCTGACCTCGGACCTGGCCGAGCGCGTGGTGGGCATCACCACGGAGGTGCTCGGTGAAGCGGGCGTGCGCGCGTCGGAGTTGAAGGAAGTCATCCTGGTGGGCGGCATGTCCCGCATGCCCAAGGTCGTCGAGGCCGTGCGCACCTACTTCCGCCGCGAGCCATGCAAGGGCGTGCACCCCGACGAAGTGGTGGCCCTGGGCGCGGCGATTCAAGCGCATGCGCTGGTGGCGCAGGAGGGCGAGCTGCTGCTGCTGGATGTCACCCCGCAGAGCCTCGGGGTGGCCATCGCCGGTGGCTACGTGCGGCGCATCATCCCGAAGAACACGACGGTGCCCACGTCCGCCACGGAGGTGTTCGCGACGTCGAAGGACTTCCAGCGCCTGGTGAAGATCATGGTGCTCCAAGGCGAGCACGAGCAGGCGCACCAGAACGAGCTGCTGGGGGAGTTCGTCCTCACGGGCCTTCGCGAGGCGCCGAAGGGGCAGGTGGAAATCGAGGTGACGTTCGACATCAACGCGGAGGGCATCGTGTCCGTCTCCGCGAGGGACCGTGAGACGGGCCTGCGCCAGTCCATCACCGTCACCGCCTCCAGCGGCCTCACCGAGGAGGAACTCAAGCGCATCATGGACGAGCAGCGGGGCTATCTGATGGCCGCGCGCATCTCCGAGGAGCTGAAGTCCAAGCGCGTGGAGCTGGACACGCTCGCGCGCGACGTCATGGACGCGTTGACCCGCGCGAGACTCCTGCCCGGTGGCGGCGGGTTGGCTCCCGACGTAGTGCCTCGCGCGGAGCAGGTGCTGGAGCATGCGCGGCGCGTTCGCGCGGGAGAGGACACCGGAGCGCTGGGCCGCGCCTGCGAGCTGCTCGCGGGATGCCTGGCCAGCCTCAAGGGCGCCGCGCGAGGCGGCATGGGGAGCTAG
- a CDS encoding FAS1-like dehydratase domain-containing protein, giving the protein MAIDKRFIGREYGPFTYTIGAEKLREFTLAVGGAHPAAGTPGEPPAHVSPLLYDDQAAKAGPYGDLIAFPSFAVVFAIRPFATAVADPELNLNLLMLVHGEQELEFLDVMRPGDVMTTTGRISDAYEKAGKQFLIATTESRNQRGDLVVKGTWTAVIRG; this is encoded by the coding sequence ATGGCCATCGACAAGCGCTTCATCGGCCGGGAGTACGGCCCCTTCACGTATACGATTGGCGCGGAGAAGCTGCGCGAGTTCACCCTGGCCGTGGGCGGTGCGCACCCCGCCGCCGGAACTCCGGGCGAGCCGCCCGCTCACGTCAGCCCCCTCCTCTACGACGACCAGGCCGCCAAGGCGGGCCCCTATGGGGACTTGATTGCCTTCCCCAGCTTCGCCGTCGTCTTCGCCATCCGCCCGTTCGCCACCGCCGTCGCGGACCCGGAGCTCAACCTGAACCTGCTGATGCTCGTGCACGGTGAGCAGGAGCTGGAGTTCCTGGACGTCATGCGCCCGGGCGATGTGATGACGACCACGGGCCGCATCTCGGACGCCTACGAGAAGGCGGGCAAGCAGTTCCTCATCGCCACCACTGAGTCGCGCAACCAGCGCGGCGACCTCGTGGTGAAGGGCACCTGGACCGCCGTCATCCGGGGGTAG
- a CDS encoding SDR family oxidoreductase: MSETRKKAGAGTYFVTGYPGFIGKRLVEHIAREDPKGHIYALVQPKALKEAQKHAARLKGAAVELLTGDVVDMHLGLSGEEYQRLCERVTDIFHLAAVAQLGVPKDTAWRVNVDGTRNMLELARDCEHLARFNHFSTCYVSGDRLGVIAEDELDRGQGFRNPYEETKFQAERLVTRAGATLPVTIYRPSSVVGDSRTGEIDKFEGPYYLGILLVTSPLVVPLPLPGNGVAPLNVVPVDFVVEAVWRLSKDPRAVGRTFHLVDPNPMSARRVYELIAEKANKKLPRFNLSARAADVMLRLPLLEKLARPQRAAISYVNHLAIYNCHNTLELLDGTGVRCPPLSSYLDQLVAYVREQYRKRREGSEVEDPLDQGTATG; encoded by the coding sequence ATGAGCGAGACGCGCAAGAAGGCCGGCGCCGGGACGTACTTCGTCACGGGTTACCCAGGGTTCATCGGCAAGCGGCTGGTGGAGCACATCGCCCGGGAGGACCCGAAGGGCCACATCTACGCGCTGGTCCAGCCCAAGGCGCTCAAGGAGGCCCAGAAGCACGCGGCCCGCCTGAAGGGCGCCGCCGTGGAGCTGCTCACCGGCGACGTGGTGGACATGCACCTGGGCCTGTCCGGCGAAGAGTACCAGCGCCTGTGCGAGCGGGTGACGGACATCTTCCACCTGGCAGCCGTCGCGCAGCTGGGCGTGCCCAAGGACACCGCGTGGCGTGTCAACGTGGACGGCACGCGCAACATGCTGGAGCTGGCGCGCGACTGTGAGCACCTGGCGCGCTTCAACCACTTCTCCACCTGCTACGTGTCCGGAGACCGGCTGGGCGTCATCGCCGAGGACGAGCTGGACCGGGGCCAGGGCTTCCGCAACCCCTACGAGGAGACGAAGTTCCAGGCGGAGCGGCTCGTCACCCGCGCGGGCGCCACCCTGCCCGTCACCATCTACCGGCCGTCCAGCGTGGTGGGTGACTCGCGCACGGGCGAAATCGACAAGTTCGAGGGGCCCTACTACCTGGGCATCCTGCTCGTCACCTCGCCGCTGGTGGTGCCGCTGCCCCTGCCCGGCAACGGCGTGGCGCCGCTCAACGTGGTGCCCGTGGACTTCGTGGTGGAGGCGGTGTGGCGGCTGTCGAAGGACCCGCGTGCCGTGGGCCGCACCTTCCACCTGGTGGACCCCAACCCCATGAGCGCGCGCCGCGTGTACGAGCTCATCGCGGAGAAGGCCAACAAGAAGCTGCCCCGCTTCAACCTGTCCGCGCGCGCCGCCGATGTCATGTTGCGGCTGCCGCTGCTGGAGAAGCTGGCCCGCCCCCAGCGGGCCGCCATCAGCTACGTCAACCACCTGGCCATCTACAACTGCCACAACACGCTGGAGCTGCTGGACGGCACGGGTGTCCGCTGCCCTCCCCTGTCCTCGTATCTGGACCAGCTGGTGGCCTACGTGCGGGAGCAGTACCGCAAGCGCCGCGAGGGCTCCGAGGTGGAAGACCCGCTGGACCAGGGCACGGCCACCGGGTGA
- the exoK gene encoding spore coat polysaccharide biosynthesis glycosyltransferase ExoK, which translates to MRREDPSMGARPVRLVQFTRSFHIGGTEVQVLELLRGLPPSYQLQVSVLEDAGPLMGAVWKLGYTAETFPLKGSVAQANTAYQVLRMARWLRSHRVDLVHVHDFYSSLIAVPAAKLAGAKVIVGRLDLSHWQGPARRAVHSRLTAMADHVVVNAEAIRRQLVDEEGLPAARISVIHNGLDLARFDARMREGLKAPLPDTGDAPILVHVANMNHPVKRQEDLLLALAMLHHGGTPLHAFLVGDGPRRKGLEKLAAELGVSETVHFLRHRTDVAAICARATLGVLCSSAEGMSNAVMEGMAAGLPMVVTRVGGNTDLVRDGERGLVVPPERPAQLAQAFNQLLSQPEKARRMGKEAREFVARELSLERLVRLHDALYQRVVHGP; encoded by the coding sequence ATGCGGCGTGAAGATCCCAGCATGGGCGCCCGGCCCGTGCGCCTGGTGCAGTTCACTCGCTCCTTCCACATCGGCGGGACGGAGGTGCAGGTGCTGGAGTTGCTCCGGGGCCTGCCCCCCAGCTACCAGCTCCAGGTCTCCGTGCTGGAGGACGCGGGGCCGCTGATGGGCGCGGTGTGGAAGCTGGGCTACACGGCGGAGACCTTTCCGCTCAAGGGCTCCGTCGCGCAGGCCAACACCGCGTACCAGGTGCTGCGCATGGCCCGCTGGCTGCGCTCCCACCGCGTGGACCTGGTCCACGTGCACGACTTCTATTCCTCGCTCATCGCCGTGCCGGCCGCGAAGCTCGCTGGCGCCAAGGTCATCGTCGGACGCCTGGACCTGTCCCATTGGCAGGGCCCCGCCCGCCGCGCGGTGCACTCTAGGCTGACGGCGATGGCGGACCATGTCGTCGTCAACGCGGAGGCCATCCGCCGGCAACTGGTCGACGAGGAGGGCCTGCCCGCCGCGCGCATCTCCGTGATTCACAACGGGCTGGACCTGGCGCGCTTCGACGCTCGCATGCGCGAGGGCCTCAAGGCGCCCCTGCCGGACACCGGCGACGCGCCCATCCTCGTCCACGTCGCGAACATGAACCACCCGGTGAAGCGCCAGGAGGACCTGCTCCTCGCGCTGGCCATGCTCCACCACGGCGGCACGCCCCTGCATGCGTTCCTCGTGGGCGACGGCCCCCGCCGCAAGGGGCTGGAGAAGCTGGCCGCGGAGCTGGGGGTGTCGGAGACCGTGCACTTCCTCCGGCACCGGACGGACGTCGCCGCCATCTGCGCCCGGGCGACCCTGGGTGTCCTCTGCTCCAGCGCGGAGGGCATGTCCAACGCCGTCATGGAGGGCATGGCGGCCGGACTCCCCATGGTGGTGACCCGCGTCGGGGGAAACACGGACCTGGTCCGCGACGGCGAGCGGGGACTCGTGGTTCCCCCCGAGCGTCCCGCCCAGCTGGCCCAGGCCTTCAACCAGCTCCTGTCCCAGCCCGAGAAGGCCCGCCGCATGGGGAAGGAGGCCCGGGAGTTCGTCGCGCGGGAGCTCTCCCTGGAGCGCCTGGTCCGCCTCCATGACGCGCTGTATCAACGAGTGGTCCACGGCCCTTAG
- the coaE gene encoding dephospho-CoA kinase (Dephospho-CoA kinase (CoaE) performs the final step in coenzyme A biosynthesis.) — protein MHVFGLTGGIASGKSTVTRMLRELGAEVIDADVLARQVVEPGTPGLASIAERFPGVIGPDGRLDRAKLAARVFGNEAERTALNAITHPRVREAFLEKLQFLEERGVARAVYDVPLLIEAGMHHWLEGVALVWVPREQQKARLMARDGLDEAAAEARLASQLPLDDKRTHATWVIDNSGDLAATRAQVETVWRAMLARG, from the coding sequence GTGCACGTCTTCGGGCTGACGGGGGGAATCGCATCCGGCAAGAGCACCGTCACGCGGATGCTCCGGGAGCTGGGCGCGGAGGTCATCGACGCGGACGTGCTGGCCCGGCAGGTGGTGGAGCCCGGCACGCCGGGCCTCGCCTCCATCGCGGAGCGCTTCCCGGGCGTGATTGGCCCGGACGGGCGGTTGGACCGGGCGAAGCTGGCGGCGCGCGTCTTCGGCAACGAGGCCGAGCGCACCGCGCTCAACGCCATCACTCACCCGCGCGTGCGCGAGGCCTTCCTTGAGAAGCTCCAGTTCCTGGAGGAGCGAGGCGTGGCGCGCGCCGTCTACGACGTGCCGCTGCTCATCGAGGCGGGGATGCACCACTGGCTGGAAGGGGTGGCCCTGGTGTGGGTGCCCCGGGAGCAGCAGAAGGCGCGGCTGATGGCGCGTGACGGGCTGGACGAGGCGGCGGCCGAGGCCCGGCTGGCGTCCCAGCTCCCCCTGGATGACAAGCGGACACACGCGACGTGGGTCATCGACAACAGCGGGGACCTGGCGGCCACGCGAGCCCAGGTGGAAACAGTCTGGCGCGCCATGCTCGCGCGCGGCTGA
- the exoJ gene encoding spore coat polysaccharide polymerase ExoJ, which yields MVPGEQGQRRDVWAFYALTAFAAVMYAVPGEWIPALAPLRLALVTSGMAAGLMVVRRLGRAEPLSLDGPRGWALIGFSTLALMSVSWAVNPEAASYTGIELIKLTAIYLTVVNVITNQRRLAVVCGAMVVASMVTSIGVIDWYRVGEDLVEGFRARWVGVYADPNHMAMNMVLVVPLAVAFMARKGSPWAWRLACLVAAVLAVIAIVVSHSRGGFIGLSVAMGLWAIREKRRIQAIVVGSLFVVGLVVFAPDSFWQRNETVAAFHEDASAMGRVYAWQVASRMSLDRPLLGVGAGSFRFAWAEYAPPEARRAYVAHNIFLDVIGELGWVGMALFMVFTGGAAGGTFAASRSRDVGWLARALSASIAGYLTCDLFSGYILSAHCYILFGLAAAAERIARAEQATEAEGALEAGRAPAGPSGTWEGTGHAA from the coding sequence ATGGTGCCGGGAGAGCAGGGGCAGCGCCGTGACGTGTGGGCCTTCTATGCGCTGACCGCGTTCGCGGCGGTGATGTACGCGGTGCCCGGGGAGTGGATTCCCGCGCTCGCGCCGCTGCGGCTGGCGTTGGTGACATCGGGGATGGCCGCGGGGTTGATGGTGGTGCGGAGGTTGGGACGGGCGGAGCCGCTCTCCTTGGATGGTCCTCGGGGCTGGGCGCTCATCGGCTTCTCGACCCTGGCGCTGATGTCCGTCTCCTGGGCGGTGAACCCGGAGGCCGCGAGCTACACCGGCATCGAGCTCATCAAGCTGACGGCCATCTACCTCACCGTCGTCAACGTCATCACGAACCAGCGCAGACTGGCCGTCGTCTGCGGGGCCATGGTGGTCGCCTCGATGGTGACGTCCATTGGTGTCATCGACTGGTATCGGGTGGGGGAGGACCTGGTGGAGGGCTTCCGCGCGCGCTGGGTGGGCGTGTACGCGGACCCGAACCACATGGCCATGAACATGGTGCTGGTGGTGCCCCTGGCGGTGGCCTTCATGGCGCGCAAGGGCTCTCCGTGGGCATGGCGGCTGGCGTGTCTGGTGGCGGCGGTGCTGGCGGTGATTGCCATCGTCGTCTCGCACTCGCGCGGTGGCTTCATCGGCTTGTCCGTGGCCATGGGCCTGTGGGCCATCCGCGAGAAGCGCCGCATCCAGGCGATTGTGGTGGGCTCGCTCTTCGTCGTGGGCCTGGTGGTGTTCGCGCCCGACAGCTTCTGGCAGCGCAACGAGACGGTGGCCGCCTTCCACGAGGATGCCTCGGCGATGGGGCGCGTCTACGCGTGGCAGGTGGCCAGCCGCATGAGCCTGGACCGCCCGCTCCTGGGCGTGGGCGCGGGGAGCTTCCGCTTCGCGTGGGCGGAGTACGCGCCCCCCGAGGCCCGCCGTGCGTACGTCGCGCACAACATCTTCCTGGATGTGATTGGAGAGCTGGGCTGGGTGGGGATGGCCCTCTTCATGGTGTTCACGGGAGGCGCCGCCGGAGGCACGTTCGCCGCGTCGCGCAGCCGGGATGTGGGGTGGCTCGCGCGAGCGCTGTCGGCCTCCATCGCGGGCTACCTGACGTGTGACTTGTTCTCCGGCTACATCCTCTCCGCGCACTGCTACATCCTCTTCGGACTGGCCGCGGCGGCGGAGCGCATCGCTCGCGCGGAGCAGGCGACGGAGGCGGAAGGCGCGCTGGAAGCAGGGCGTGCACCCGCCGGTCCGTCGGGGACGTGGGAGGGGACCGGCCATGCGGCGTGA
- a CDS encoding cytochrome c3 family protein codes for MRASGFRVLPVLLLALCGAAGAADFVGADSCKGCHPEAYEAWMQSKHARAVSSLSEQQQKDGRCLSCHSPDQVAQQQASVSCETCHGGGQYYSPEYVMKDPELARLVGLVDPSEKQCRSCHDASSPSLRPFDFKESLKAIDHWSAERARRAARTEASAPVTTPPTTTAKK; via the coding sequence ATGCGCGCATCTGGCTTCAGGGTCCTGCCCGTCCTCCTGCTGGCCCTTTGTGGCGCGGCCGGAGCGGCGGATTTCGTCGGCGCCGACAGCTGCAAGGGCTGCCACCCGGAGGCCTACGAGGCGTGGATGCAGTCCAAGCACGCCCGTGCGGTGAGCTCCCTGTCCGAGCAGCAGCAGAAGGACGGCCGGTGCCTGTCGTGCCACTCGCCGGACCAGGTGGCGCAGCAGCAGGCCAGTGTGAGCTGTGAGACATGTCACGGAGGGGGGCAGTACTACTCGCCTGAGTACGTGATGAAGGACCCGGAGCTGGCGCGGCTGGTGGGGTTGGTGGACCCGTCGGAAAAGCAGTGCCGCTCCTGCCATGACGCTTCCTCGCCCTCCTTGCGGCCGTTCGACTTCAAGGAGTCCCTGAAGGCCATCGACCACTGGTCCGCGGAGCGCGCCCGTCGCGCGGCCCGCACCGAGGCGTCTGCTCCCGTGACAACCCCTCCCACCACCACCGCGAAGAAATAG
- a CDS encoding MaoC family dehydratase produces the protein MARSFQVGDTFTHVRECDVYRPIFYAGASGDFNPIHIDPEVGKVAGLDGVILQGLCTLGWAVEAVAVFVGDPGRIRKVKVRFSRPVRPEDTVTFAGRVTAIEAGRLTTEVTATNQRGEAVLKGAVVEASIG, from the coding sequence ATGGCACGCTCCTTTCAGGTAGGCGATACCTTCACGCACGTCCGCGAGTGCGACGTGTACCGGCCCATCTTCTACGCGGGCGCATCCGGCGACTTCAATCCCATCCACATCGACCCGGAGGTCGGCAAGGTGGCCGGCCTCGACGGCGTCATCCTCCAGGGGCTCTGCACGCTGGGCTGGGCGGTGGAAGCCGTCGCCGTCTTCGTGGGCGACCCGGGCCGCATCCGCAAGGTGAAGGTCCGCTTCTCGCGCCCCGTTCGCCCCGAGGACACCGTCACCTTCGCGGGCCGCGTCACCGCCATCGAAGCAGGCCGGCTCACCACCGAAGTCACCGCCACCAACCAGCGCGGCGAGGCCGTCCTCAAGGGCGCCGTCGTCGAAGCCTCCATCGGATAA
- the yihA gene encoding ribosome biogenesis GTP-binding protein YihA/YsxC, whose product MIKILDARFVITAVEPKGYPQGHTAEVAFVGRSNVGKSSMINTLTARKKLVRVSNTPGRTRTLNFFDVDLERGSIRHQVRLCDLPGYGFARASKADKAQWEKMITTYLEKRHRLEVVVSIIDAEVGPTPDDLATLDYLQAHKRKVMVVATKIDRLTKAKTRPRMVELSKQLDLPMEAILPFSSTEPRGVDEVWNALLDTFGKSSRVRPESGED is encoded by the coding sequence GTGATCAAGATTCTCGACGCACGCTTTGTCATCACCGCCGTGGAGCCCAAGGGCTATCCACAGGGACATACCGCCGAAGTGGCCTTCGTGGGCCGCTCCAACGTGGGCAAGTCCTCCATGATCAACACGCTCACCGCCCGCAAGAAGCTGGTGCGCGTGTCCAACACCCCGGGCCGCACCCGCACGCTCAACTTCTTCGACGTGGACCTGGAGCGAGGCTCCATCCGTCACCAGGTCCGCCTGTGTGACTTGCCGGGGTATGGCTTCGCCCGCGCGAGCAAGGCGGACAAGGCCCAGTGGGAGAAGATGATCACCACCTACCTGGAGAAGCGTCATCGCCTGGAGGTGGTGGTGAGCATCATCGACGCGGAGGTGGGGCCCACGCCGGATGACCTCGCCACGCTCGACTATCTCCAGGCGCACAAGCGCAAGGTGATGGTGGTGGCCACGAAGATCGACCGCCTCACCAAGGCCAAGACGCGCCCCCGCATGGTGGAGCTGTCGAAGCAGCTGGACCTGCCCATGGAGGCCATCCTGCCGTTCTCCTCGACGGAGCCGCGGGGCGTGGACGAGGTCTGGAACGCGCTGCTCGACACGTTCGGCAAGTCCAGTCGCGTCCGTCCCGAGTCCGGCGAGGACTGA
- a CDS encoding DUF6178 family protein has protein sequence MSENGKGNGRDSQLALRELQQQLMRLSPKRRVDALLDGADAQAVVRALPPESLYLTIQEVGLADATELVQLASPAQFRAFVDLGAWTRDKLDAHQALTWLRASRGGFDDTEEFLRKLHALDLEVLELVLREFVVLHDREENPDVNPQGVTMETPEGRYLVEITAEGVEMSAVRALVNDLIAENPFEAVRLLEAVRWEIPGELEETAFQFRKGRLLDLGFPSLEDAVSLFSRVDVGAPRGRAASTALASAQGHVDYLEAAFRGLTDVERQNAEDELTGVANAVLVAELADPGDLDAVRRVGEMTRDYLSLGLEHLTGGDPTQATEVLRDTPLRRVFQTGFSLTLQLKFRADRLAKAPGAVVDGVLMVLPEEAAAVEALRRKRPRRALRVEGAEPVPFRSLREIAASEAVLARAEAQVEVLRGVLGGTPEAARAAVARFGVPMEALGVERLFAAVVAMAVLEVRADARPVPLGRGAELGQRLFEGTPQAPRLLASASERAGSGLEGAVAPEAREELRRMVGLTLAKLLSELGASWLADLQWSPVASEVLPMETSPVP, from the coding sequence GTGTCCGAAAACGGCAAGGGTAATGGCAGGGATTCGCAGCTCGCCTTGCGCGAGCTGCAGCAGCAGTTGATGCGGTTGTCGCCCAAGCGGCGCGTGGATGCGCTGCTGGACGGCGCGGATGCGCAAGCCGTGGTGCGCGCGCTGCCGCCGGAGAGCCTCTACCTCACCATCCAGGAGGTGGGCCTGGCGGACGCGACAGAGCTCGTGCAGCTCGCGTCCCCCGCGCAGTTCCGCGCCTTCGTGGACCTGGGAGCGTGGACGCGCGACAAACTGGATGCGCATCAGGCGCTCACGTGGCTGCGCGCCTCGCGCGGCGGCTTCGACGACACCGAGGAGTTCCTGCGCAAGCTCCACGCGCTGGACCTGGAGGTGCTGGAGCTGGTGCTGCGCGAGTTCGTCGTCCTGCATGACCGCGAGGAGAACCCGGACGTCAATCCGCAGGGCGTGACGATGGAGACGCCCGAGGGCCGCTACCTCGTCGAAATCACCGCCGAGGGCGTGGAGATGTCCGCCGTGCGCGCGCTCGTCAACGACCTCATCGCGGAGAACCCCTTCGAGGCCGTGCGGCTGCTGGAGGCCGTGCGCTGGGAGATTCCGGGCGAGCTGGAGGAGACCGCGTTCCAGTTCCGCAAGGGCCGCCTGCTGGACCTGGGCTTCCCCTCGCTGGAGGACGCCGTGTCGCTCTTCAGCCGCGTGGACGTGGGCGCCCCGCGTGGGCGCGCTGCGAGCACGGCGCTGGCTTCGGCGCAGGGACACGTGGACTATCTCGAGGCCGCCTTCCGGGGCCTCACCGACGTGGAGCGGCAGAACGCCGAGGACGAGCTGACCGGCGTGGCGAACGCGGTGCTCGTGGCGGAGCTGGCGGACCCGGGCGACCTGGACGCCGTGCGCCGCGTGGGAGAGATGACGCGGGACTATCTCTCGCTGGGCCTGGAGCACCTGACGGGCGGGGACCCCACTCAAGCCACGGAGGTGTTGCGCGACACGCCGCTGCGGCGCGTGTTCCAGACGGGCTTCTCGCTGACGCTCCAGCTCAAGTTCCGCGCGGACCGGCTCGCCAAGGCGCCGGGCGCGGTGGTGGATGGCGTGTTGATGGTGCTGCCCGAGGAGGCCGCCGCGGTGGAGGCCTTGCGGCGCAAGCGTCCTCGCCGCGCGCTGAGGGTGGAGGGCGCGGAGCCGGTGCCGTTCCGTTCCCTGCGCGAGATTGCCGCCAGCGAGGCCGTGCTGGCCCGCGCGGAGGCGCAGGTGGAGGTCCTCCGCGGAGTGTTGGGTGGAACACCCGAGGCGGCGCGCGCGGCGGTGGCTCGCTTCGGCGTGCCCATGGAGGCGCTGGGGGTGGAGCGTCTGTTCGCCGCCGTGGTGGCCATGGCGGTGTTGGAGGTCCGGGCGGACGCGCGGCCGGTGCCGCTGGGCCGTGGGGCGGAGCTGGGCCAGCGCCTCTTCGAAGGCACCCCGCAGGCGCCTCGTCTGCTGGCCTCCGCGTCCGAGCGGGCCGGGTCGGGGCTGGAGGGCGCGGTGGCGCCGGAGGCTCGTGAGGAGCTGCGGCGCATGGTCGGCTTGACGCTCGCGAAGCTGCTGTCGGAGCTGGGCGCCAGTTGGCTGGCGGACCTTCAGTGGAGCCCCGTCGCCTCCGAGGTCCTCCCCATGGAGACGAGCCCGGTGCCGTAG